The following proteins come from a genomic window of Gottfriedia acidiceleris:
- a CDS encoding YlxQ family RNA-binding protein, protein MTNKGLSLLGLAARARKVVSGEELVVKEVQQKRAKLVILSKDASDLTAKKIKDKTTYYNTPLCYVENRFELGHAIGKDARVVVAITDQGFATKLQTLLN, encoded by the coding sequence ATGACAAATAAGGGATTGTCTTTATTAGGACTTGCAGCTAGAGCTCGTAAAGTGGTTTCAGGCGAAGAGTTAGTTGTAAAAGAAGTCCAGCAAAAAAGAGCAAAACTAGTTATTTTGTCAAAGGATGCTTCCGATTTAACCGCGAAGAAAATAAAAGACAAGACAACTTATTACAATACTCCACTTTGTTATGTTGAAAATCGCTTTGAATTAGGGCACGCTATTGGGAAAGACGCTCGAGTGGTCGTTGCAATTACTGATCAAGGATTTGCAACAAAACTTCAGACATTATTAAATTAA
- the rnpM gene encoding RNase P modulator RnpM translates to MNRKIPLRKCVVTQEMKPKKELIRIVRSKEGEVSIDPSGKKSGRGAYLTKSVDVVKQAQQKNTLEQQLNAKIDASLYEELLAFIEKEKA, encoded by the coding sequence ATGAATCGAAAAATTCCTTTACGTAAGTGTGTTGTCACACAAGAAATGAAACCAAAAAAAGAATTAATTAGAATTGTTCGTTCTAAAGAAGGAGAAGTATCCATCGATCCAAGTGGAAAAAAATCAGGTCGTGGAGCTTACTTAACAAAATCTGTTGATGTAGTAAAACAAGCGCAGCAAAAAAATACTTTAGAGCAGCAATTAAACGCTAAAATTGATGCTAGTTTATATGAAGAACTTTTAGCGTTTATTGAAAAGGAAAAAGCATGA
- the nusA gene encoding transcription termination factor NusA produces MSSELLTALEIIEREKGISKDVVIEAIEAALISAYKRNFNQAQNVRVDFNLHNGSIRVFARKEVVSNVFDTRLEITVEEAQQHNPNFMVGDIIELEVTPKDFGRVAATTAKQVVTQRVREAERGVIYSEYIDRQEDMMTGTVQRIDSRAIYVNLGKIEAVLPVTEQIPTEKYRIHDRIKVFVTKVEKTSKGPQIFVSRTHPGLLKRLFETEVPEIYDGVVEIRSVAREAGDRSKISVYTSNPDLDPVGACVGQKGQRVQSIVNELKGEKIDIVRWSSDPVEFVANALSPSQVIRVLVNEEEKATTVVVPDHQLSLAIGKRGQNARLAARLTGWKIDIKSQSDADKIGIDYTSPAQEVTVSNDDFDAYADDFNEE; encoded by the coding sequence ATGAGTTCGGAGTTATTAACAGCATTAGAAATAATTGAAAGAGAAAAAGGAATTAGTAAAGATGTAGTAATTGAAGCGATTGAAGCAGCTTTAATTTCAGCATATAAACGTAATTTTAATCAAGCACAAAATGTTCGAGTTGATTTTAACCTACATAATGGTTCAATTCGTGTTTTTGCAAGAAAAGAAGTAGTAAGCAATGTGTTTGATACACGTTTAGAAATTACAGTTGAAGAAGCGCAACAACATAATCCAAACTTTATGGTAGGAGATATCATTGAATTAGAAGTAACCCCTAAAGACTTTGGACGAGTTGCTGCAACTACTGCTAAACAAGTAGTAACACAAAGAGTTCGTGAAGCAGAACGCGGTGTAATTTATTCAGAGTATATTGACCGCCAAGAAGATATGATGACAGGTACAGTTCAACGTATCGATTCACGCGCAATTTATGTTAACTTAGGTAAAATTGAAGCAGTACTTCCTGTAACAGAACAAATTCCAACTGAGAAATACAGAATCCATGATCGCATTAAAGTATTTGTTACAAAAGTTGAAAAAACATCAAAAGGTCCACAGATTTTTGTATCACGTACTCACCCTGGATTATTAAAGCGTTTATTCGAAACGGAAGTACCTGAAATTTATGATGGTGTTGTAGAAATTCGTTCAGTTGCCCGTGAAGCAGGTGACCGTTCTAAGATTTCAGTTTATACAAGTAACCCTGATTTAGATCCAGTAGGTGCTTGTGTAGGTCAAAAAGGTCAACGTGTACAATCAATTGTTAATGAATTAAAAGGTGAAAAAATTGATATTGTACGTTGGTCTTCAGATCCAGTTGAGTTTGTTGCAAATGCATTAAGTCCATCTCAAGTTATTAGAGTTTTAGTAAATGAAGAAGAAAAAGCAACTACAGTAGTAGTACCAGATCACCAATTATCTCTTGCAATTGGAAAAAGAGGTCAAAATGCTAGATTAGCTGCGCGTTTAACTGGTTGGAAAATTGATATTAAATCACAGTCTGATGCAGATAAAATTGGTATTGACTATACATCACCAGCGCAAGAAGTAACAGTATCTAATGATGATTTCGATGCTTACGCTGACGACTTTAATGAGGAGTGA
- the rimP gene encoding ribosome maturation factor RimP encodes MSKKVTEVVSELAQPIIEQLGLELVDVEYVKEGKDWFLRVFIDSESGIDLEQCAAVSERLSEVLDEKDPIENLYFLDVSSPGAERPLKKEQDFIKAIGKQVFIKTYEPILDEKKFEGKLISYTSEEVQLELTIKTRKKMITIPTPKIASARLAVTFF; translated from the coding sequence TTGAGTAAGAAGGTCACAGAGGTTGTATCAGAATTAGCACAACCAATAATTGAACAACTAGGATTAGAGTTAGTTGATGTAGAATACGTAAAAGAAGGAAAAGACTGGTTCCTTCGAGTATTTATAGATAGTGAGTCTGGAATTGATTTGGAGCAATGTGCTGCAGTAAGTGAAAGACTAAGCGAAGTCTTAGATGAAAAAGATCCAATTGAAAACCTATATTTTTTAGATGTTTCATCACCAGGTGCTGAGCGTCCTTTAAAGAAAGAACAAGATTTTATAAAAGCAATTGGAAAACAAGTTTTCATTAAAACTTATGAACCAATCCTTGACGAAAAGAAATTTGAAGGGAAATTAATTTCCTATACGTCAGAGGAAGTTCAGTTAGAATTAACAATTAAAACAAGAAAAAAAATGATTACAATTCCAACACCAAAAATCGCAAGCGCAAGACTTGCCGTTACGTTTTTCTAA
- a CDS encoding PolC-type DNA polymerase III has translation MGQTRQERFQLLLEQLQFPEDMRDLYFKNGEIVNLEVNKSEKKWQFTFKIDNVLPFATFQVFVTSLLRTFKHIADVSVVINTENPKIEEQKVIDYWSFMIQSVESKSPILQHIESALPSVENNKVMVHLNSLIEENAFTNRYVPQLQDLYQKVGFPKLFFENTIKDNVEEKTEFLEKKAEEDRKRAMEVLVELEKKEAAEEAEGDEPQGPLVVGYYIKETEINTISSIIEEEKRVVLQGYVFDSEIRELKSGRVLITFKITDYTSSILVKMFSRDKEDIPMLNKIKKGMWVKVRGSVQNDTFVRDLVMIANDINEITPDERKDEAPEGERRIELHAHTHMSQMDSVVSAGDLVKQAGKFGHEAIAITDHAVVQAFPDAFGAGKKHGVKILYGVEINLVNDGVPTAYNPSHISLEEATYVVFDVETTGLSAVYDTIIELAAVKIHKGEIIDRFERFANPHHPLSATTIELTGITDEMVRDAPNVDVVLREFKEWMGDDILVAHNASFDMGFIQMGFKKYEIGISNNGVIDTLELARTLYPDFKNFRLNTLCKKFDINLTQHHRAIYDAEATGYLLLKMLKDAAEQDMYYHDELNNNMGKGDAYKRARPSHATLLATNETGLKNLFKIVSYSHIHYHHRVARVPRSLLVKHREGILVGSACDKGEVFEASVQKSPEEAEKLMEFYDYIEVMPPETLLHLVELEIVRNEQHLREVISKLVKMAEKVEKIVVGTGNVHHLQKEDQIYRKILVGSQGGANPLNRHRLPDVHFRTTNEMLSAFSFLGEEKAKEIVVTNTQKIASLIEDIKPIKDDLYTPKIEGAEDEVRDMSYQMARSIYGEQLPEIVEARLEKELKSIIGHGFAVIYLISHKLVKKSLDDGYLVGSRGSVGSSLVATMTEITEVNPLPPHYVCPNCKHSEFFNDGSVGSGFDLPNKDCPECGTAYKKDGHDIPFETFLGFKGDKVPDIDLNFSGEYQPTAHNYTKVLFGEDYVYRAGTIGTVADKTAYGYVRGYANDHNLNLRGAEYDRLAMGCTGVKRTTGQHPGGIIVVPDYMDIYDFSPIQFPADDVKSEWKTTHFDFHSIHDNLLKLDILGHDDPTVIRMLQDLSGIDPKTIPTDDPEVMKIFAGPEPLGVTEEQIGCKTGTYGIPEFGTKFVRQMLEDTKPSTFSELVQISGLSHGTDVWLGNASELINSGTCTLSEVIGCRDDIMVYLIYQGLEPSLAFKIMESVRKGKGVPAEWEEEMRNKKVPAWYIDSCKKIKYMFPKAHAAAYVLMAVRIAYFKVHHPILYYAAYFTVRAEDFDIEAMIAGPSAIKAKIEEIAIKGLDASVKERSLMTVLELALEMCERGYSFEKMDLYRSSADEFLVNGNKLIPPFNSIPGLGTNAAKNIVTAREDGEFLSKEDLQQRSKISKTVLEYLDKQGCLQNLPDQNQLSLFDGF, from the coding sequence ATGGGACAAACACGTCAGGAGCGGTTTCAGCTATTATTAGAGCAGCTTCAATTTCCGGAAGATATGCGAGATCTGTACTTTAAAAATGGGGAAATCGTAAATCTTGAAGTAAATAAAAGCGAAAAAAAATGGCAGTTTACGTTTAAAATAGATAATGTATTACCTTTTGCAACATTTCAAGTATTTGTAACAAGTTTATTAAGAACTTTTAAACATATAGCAGATGTATCCGTCGTTATTAATACAGAAAATCCAAAAATAGAAGAACAAAAAGTAATTGATTATTGGTCATTTATGATTCAATCTGTTGAATCGAAATCCCCTATATTACAGCATATTGAATCTGCTCTACCTTCAGTTGAAAATAATAAAGTAATGGTCCATTTAAATAGTCTAATTGAAGAAAATGCTTTTACAAATCGATATGTTCCTCAGCTGCAAGATTTATATCAAAAAGTAGGTTTTCCAAAGTTGTTTTTTGAGAATACGATCAAAGACAATGTTGAAGAAAAAACTGAGTTTCTTGAAAAAAAAGCTGAAGAAGATCGCAAGCGAGCGATGGAAGTACTTGTTGAATTAGAAAAGAAAGAGGCTGCTGAAGAAGCTGAAGGAGATGAGCCTCAAGGTCCTCTTGTTGTTGGATATTATATTAAAGAAACTGAAATTAATACAATCTCGTCAATCATTGAAGAAGAAAAACGAGTAGTTCTTCAAGGATATGTATTCGATTCTGAAATTCGTGAACTTAAGAGTGGCCGTGTCTTAATCACCTTTAAAATAACTGATTACACTAGCTCAATTCTAGTTAAAATGTTCTCTAGAGATAAAGAAGATATCCCAATGTTAAATAAAATTAAAAAGGGTATGTGGGTAAAAGTTAGAGGATCCGTACAAAACGATACATTTGTACGTGATTTAGTCATGATTGCAAATGATATAAATGAAATTACGCCAGATGAACGCAAGGATGAAGCTCCAGAAGGAGAACGTAGAATTGAGTTACATGCTCATACACATATGAGCCAAATGGATTCAGTCGTTTCAGCAGGTGATTTAGTCAAACAAGCAGGTAAGTTTGGACATGAAGCCATTGCAATAACAGATCATGCGGTAGTTCAAGCCTTCCCTGATGCATTTGGAGCAGGTAAAAAACATGGTGTAAAAATACTGTATGGCGTTGAAATAAATCTAGTAAATGATGGTGTACCAACAGCATATAATCCATCTCATATTTCATTAGAGGAAGCAACCTATGTTGTATTTGACGTAGAGACAACAGGTCTTTCTGCTGTTTATGATACGATCATCGAATTAGCTGCTGTAAAGATTCATAAAGGTGAAATCATTGACCGATTTGAACGATTTGCAAATCCTCATCATCCACTATCTGCAACTACGATTGAATTGACGGGAATTACTGACGAAATGGTAAGAGATGCCCCTAATGTTGATGTGGTACTTCGTGAGTTTAAAGAGTGGATGGGTGACGATATATTAGTAGCTCATAATGCTTCATTTGATATGGGCTTTATTCAAATGGGCTTTAAAAAATATGAAATTGGTATTTCAAATAACGGTGTAATTGATACGCTTGAGCTAGCTAGAACTTTGTATCCAGATTTTAAAAACTTTCGATTAAATACACTTTGTAAAAAATTCGATATTAACTTAACACAGCATCATAGAGCGATTTACGATGCTGAGGCCACTGGCTACTTACTCCTAAAGATGCTAAAAGATGCAGCAGAGCAGGATATGTATTATCATGACGAGCTAAATAATAACATGGGGAAAGGCGATGCATATAAACGAGCAAGACCATCACATGCAACTCTATTAGCTACGAATGAAACTGGACTAAAAAACTTGTTTAAAATTGTTTCATATTCTCATATCCATTATCACCATCGAGTTGCAAGAGTTCCTAGATCATTATTAGTGAAACATCGCGAAGGAATTTTAGTTGGCTCCGCATGTGATAAAGGTGAAGTTTTTGAGGCAAGTGTTCAAAAATCTCCTGAAGAAGCAGAAAAGCTAATGGAGTTTTATGATTATATCGAAGTAATGCCACCAGAGACACTTTTACATTTAGTAGAATTAGAAATTGTTCGTAATGAACAACATTTAAGAGAAGTTATTTCAAAGCTTGTAAAAATGGCTGAAAAGGTAGAAAAAATTGTTGTTGGTACTGGTAACGTTCATCACCTACAAAAAGAAGATCAAATTTATCGGAAAATTTTAGTTGGTTCACAAGGTGGAGCAAATCCATTAAATCGACATCGATTACCAGATGTTCATTTTAGAACAACTAATGAGATGCTATCTGCATTTTCATTTTTAGGAGAAGAAAAAGCAAAAGAAATAGTCGTTACAAATACTCAAAAAATTGCTAGTTTAATTGAAGATATTAAGCCAATTAAGGATGACTTATATACTCCAAAAATTGAAGGTGCTGAAGATGAAGTTCGTGATATGAGCTATCAAATGGCAAGATCTATTTACGGAGAGCAATTACCAGAAATCGTAGAAGCCCGTCTTGAAAAAGAATTAAAAAGTATTATTGGACATGGTTTTGCCGTAATTTACTTGATTTCGCATAAACTTGTAAAAAAATCATTAGATGATGGGTATCTAGTAGGTTCAAGGGGATCTGTAGGTTCATCATTAGTAGCGACTATGACAGAAATAACGGAAGTAAATCCACTTCCACCACATTATGTCTGTCCAAATTGTAAGCACTCAGAGTTTTTCAATGATGGATCAGTAGGTTCTGGATTCGATTTACCGAACAAAGATTGTCCAGAATGTGGTACTGCATATAAAAAAGATGGGCATGATATTCCTTTCGAAACCTTCCTTGGATTTAAAGGAGATAAGGTTCCCGACATCGACTTGAATTTCAGCGGCGAATATCAACCAACAGCTCACAATTATACAAAAGTACTTTTTGGTGAGGACTATGTCTATCGTGCAGGTACAATCGGTACTGTAGCTGACAAGACAGCGTATGGTTATGTAAGAGGGTATGCAAATGATCATAATCTAAATTTACGTGGTGCTGAATATGATCGATTAGCTATGGGATGTACAGGTGTAAAAAGAACAACTGGACAACATCCAGGGGGAATTATAGTAGTTCCAGATTATATGGACATTTATGATTTTTCACCGATTCAATTCCCAGCTGATGATGTAAAGTCTGAATGGAAAACGACACATTTTGATTTCCATTCAATCCATGATAATTTGTTAAAACTAGATATTCTTGGACACGATGATCCAACTGTTATCCGTATGCTTCAAGACTTAAGTGGAATCGATCCAAAAACGATTCCAACTGATGACCCTGAAGTTATGAAAATATTTGCTGGACCAGAGCCTTTAGGTGTTACAGAGGAACAAATAGGCTGTAAGACAGGTACTTATGGTATTCCTGAATTCGGAACAAAATTCGTCCGTCAAATGTTAGAAGATACAAAGCCATCTACTTTCTCAGAACTAGTTCAAATATCTGGTTTATCACATGGTACAGATGTATGGTTAGGAAATGCATCTGAATTAATTAATAGTGGAACTTGTACACTTTCTGAAGTAATTGGTTGTCGTGACGACATCATGGTTTATTTAATATATCAAGGATTAGAGCCTTCTTTAGCATTTAAAATAATGGAATCTGTTCGTAAAGGTAAGGGCGTACCAGCAGAGTGGGAAGAAGAAATGAGAAATAAAAAAGTACCTGCTTGGTATATTGATTCATGTAAAAAAATTAAGTACATGTTCCCGAAGGCCCACGCTGCAGCATATGTTTTAATGGCAGTACGAATTGCGTATTTCAAAGTTCACCATCCAATTCTTTATTATGCTGCATATTTTACAGTACGAGCTGAAGATTTTGATATTGAAGCGATGATTGCTGGTCCAAGTGCGATTAAAGCTAAAATTGAAGAAATTGCGATAAAAGGATTAGATGCATCAGTAAAAGAGCGAAGTTTAATGACTGTACTAGAGTTAGCATTGGAAATGTGTGAAAGAGGTTATTCATTTGAAAAAATGGATTTATATCGATCAAGTGCAGATGAATTTTTAGTAAATGGAAACAAATTAATTCCACCGTTTAATTCGATTCCTGGATTAGGCACGAATGCAGCTAAAAATATTGTTACGGCTAGAGAAGACGGAGAATTCCTTTCGAAAGAAGACTTACAACAAAGAAGTAAAATTTCAAAAACAGTATTAGAGTATTTAGATAAACAAGGCTGTTTACAAAACTTACCTGATCAAAACCAATTATCACTTTTCGATGGCTTTTAA
- a CDS encoding proline--tRNA ligase translates to MKQSIVYSPTLREVPSDADIKSHQLLLRAGFIRQNASGIYSFLPLGNKVLQKVANIVREEMNNAGAMEMLMPSMQAQELWEESGRWDNFGPELMRLRDRHGRGFALGATHEEVVTSIIRDELKSYKKLPITLYQVQSKFRDEKRPRFGLLRGREFLMKDAYSFHASQESLDEVYDRLFTAYSNVFTRCGLNFRAVVADSGAMGGKDTHEFMVLSDIGEDTIAFSNESSYAANIEMAPVVAKYEPSDEKLEEVQKVETPNQKTIDEVIEFLNLPIEKSIKSIIFKADENFVLVLARGDHEINDIKLKNYLGAHSVELASKEEVKELMNCEIGSLGPIGVKSDLLVLADNAIKGIVNGCCGANEEGYHYINVTVNRDYDVKDFVDLRFIQEGDLSPDGKGTISFAKGIEVGHVFKLGTKYSESMNATFLDENGKSNPIIMGCYGIGVSRTLAAIVEQYNDEKGIVWPKNLAPFDVHVITVNTKNEEQVNLADDIYKTLKEIGQDVLLDDRNERVGVKFADADLFGIPVRVVVGKKAAEGIVELKTRDGQVSKEVEISNLVNEINMLK, encoded by the coding sequence TTGAAACAAAGTATCGTATATAGTCCAACTCTTCGTGAAGTACCTTCAGATGCAGATATAAAAAGCCATCAATTATTATTAAGAGCAGGTTTTATTAGACAAAATGCATCTGGTATATATAGTTTTTTACCTTTAGGCAATAAAGTGCTTCAAAAAGTCGCAAATATCGTTCGAGAAGAAATGAATAATGCTGGTGCGATGGAAATGTTAATGCCATCAATGCAAGCCCAAGAATTATGGGAAGAATCAGGTCGTTGGGATAATTTTGGTCCAGAACTAATGCGTTTAAGGGATCGTCACGGTAGAGGATTTGCATTAGGAGCAACACATGAAGAAGTTGTTACTTCCATTATTCGTGATGAATTAAAATCATATAAAAAATTACCGATTACACTTTACCAAGTACAATCAAAATTCCGTGATGAAAAACGTCCTCGTTTTGGACTACTTCGCGGGCGTGAATTTTTAATGAAAGATGCTTATTCTTTCCATGCATCACAAGAAAGCTTGGATGAAGTATATGATCGTTTATTTACGGCTTATAGCAACGTATTTACTCGTTGTGGATTAAATTTCAGAGCGGTTGTTGCTGATTCAGGAGCGATGGGTGGAAAAGATACGCATGAATTCATGGTGTTATCTGACATTGGTGAAGATACAATTGCATTTTCAAATGAATCTAGCTATGCAGCAAATATTGAAATGGCACCAGTTGTGGCAAAATACGAACCATCTGATGAGAAATTAGAAGAAGTTCAAAAAGTAGAAACGCCAAATCAAAAAACAATCGATGAAGTAATTGAATTCTTAAACTTACCGATTGAAAAAAGCATTAAATCAATTATTTTCAAAGCAGATGAAAATTTTGTATTAGTGCTTGCTCGTGGTGACCACGAAATCAACGATATTAAATTAAAGAACTATTTAGGTGCACATTCAGTAGAGCTTGCTTCTAAAGAAGAAGTAAAAGAACTAATGAACTGTGAAATCGGATCATTAGGTCCAATTGGCGTAAAATCTGATTTATTAGTATTAGCAGATAATGCAATTAAAGGTATTGTAAATGGTTGCTGTGGAGCAAATGAGGAAGGCTATCACTACATTAACGTAACTGTAAATAGAGACTATGATGTAAAAGACTTCGTAGACTTAAGATTTATTCAAGAAGGTGACTTATCACCAGACGGTAAAGGAACTATTTCATTCGCAAAAGGTATTGAAGTAGGTCATGTATTTAAATTAGGTACAAAATATTCTGAGTCTATGAATGCAACATTCCTTGATGAGAATGGGAAATCGAATCCAATCATTATGGGATGCTATGGAATTGGGGTATCTCGTACATTAGCTGCAATTGTAGAGCAATACAATGACGAGAAAGGTATTGTTTGGCCTAAAAACCTAGCTCCTTTTGATGTACATGTTATTACTGTAAATACAAAGAATGAAGAGCAAGTAAATTTAGCAGACGATATTTATAAAACACTAAAAGAGATTGGACAAGATGTATTATTAGATGACCGAAATGAACGGGTAGGTGTAAAATTTGCAGACGCTGATCTTTTCGGAATTCCTGTAAGAGTAGTTGTTGGTAAAAAGGCTGCAGAAGGAATTGTAGAACTTAAAACAAGAGATGGACAAGTTAGTAAAGAAGTAGAAATTTCTAACCTTGTGAATGAAATAAATATGTTAAAATAA
- the rseP gene encoding RIP metalloprotease RseP, with amino-acid sequence MNTVIAFVVIFGALVFFHELGHLYFAKRAGILCREFAIGFGPKVFSFYRNETTYTIRLLPLGGYVRYAGEDPEMVQVKPGSHIGLQFNSIGEVTKIVVDQFDRFQDLRFVEVDSIDLEHKLEIIGIEEGTEGVSKFNVNEKAFIYSEGQGHQIAPYNRQFNSKSVGKRAIAIFAGPMMNFVLALVIFILLGLLQGTPVNDAKIGELLPKGPAQAAGLKEGDIVLSIDHKEVSKWAEVVKIVRESPSKELLFKVKRNDKVISIPITPKSEEIDHKVNGLIGVYAPVEKNVFSSVKYGITETIGWTKEIVLAVGHLVSGQFSINNLSGPVGIYQVTDQAAQSGIFYLMKWAAFLSINLGIMNLLPLPALDGGRLTFFAIEALRGRPIDRQKEGVVHFIGFALLMLLMIIVTWNDIKRFFL; translated from the coding sequence ATGAATACAGTTATAGCGTTTGTTGTAATTTTTGGCGCACTTGTATTTTTTCATGAACTAGGACATCTATATTTTGCAAAACGTGCTGGTATATTATGTAGAGAATTTGCGATTGGATTTGGTCCAAAGGTTTTCTCATTTTATCGAAATGAAACTACATATACAATAAGATTGTTGCCGCTTGGTGGTTATGTTCGTTACGCTGGAGAAGATCCAGAAATGGTACAAGTAAAGCCTGGATCACATATCGGTTTACAATTTAACTCAATCGGGGAAGTTACTAAGATTGTAGTTGATCAGTTTGATCGTTTCCAAGATCTTCGTTTTGTTGAAGTTGATTCAATAGATTTAGAACATAAGTTAGAAATCATTGGTATTGAGGAAGGAACTGAAGGTGTATCAAAATTCAATGTAAATGAAAAAGCGTTCATTTATAGTGAAGGACAAGGGCACCAGATTGCTCCATATAACCGACAATTTAATAGTAAATCAGTAGGAAAAAGAGCGATTGCCATTTTTGCAGGTCCAATGATGAATTTTGTTCTAGCTTTAGTCATTTTTATCCTTTTGGGATTACTTCAAGGTACTCCAGTAAATGATGCTAAAATTGGTGAATTACTTCCGAAAGGTCCAGCACAAGCTGCTGGTCTAAAAGAAGGCGACATTGTTTTATCAATTGATCATAAAGAAGTTTCAAAATGGGCAGAAGTAGTTAAAATTGTAAGAGAAAGCCCAAGTAAAGAATTATTATTTAAAGTGAAAAGAAATGACAAAGTTATTTCGATTCCAATCACTCCTAAATCAGAAGAAATCGATCATAAAGTTAATGGATTAATCGGTGTATATGCACCTGTAGAAAAGAATGTTTTTTCTTCGGTTAAATATGGTATAACTGAAACAATTGGATGGACAAAAGAAATTGTTTTAGCAGTTGGTCATTTAGTATCTGGTCAATTCTCAATTAATAATCTTTCGGGTCCAGTTGGTATTTATCAGGTAACAGATCAAGCTGCACAATCAGGTATTTTCTACTTAATGAAGTGGGCAGCGTTTTTAAGTATCAATCTTGGTATTATGAATTTATTACCATTACCAGCTCTTGATGGAGGAAGACTAACATTTTTTGCAATAGAAGCATTAAGAGGTCGTCCAATAGATCGCCAAAAAGAAGGTGTCGTTCACTTTATTGGATTTGCGCTATTAATGTTATTAATGATCATCGTAACTTGGAATGATATTAAAAGATTTTTCTTATAA
- the dxr gene encoding 1-deoxy-D-xylulose-5-phosphate reductoisomerase, whose translation MKKISLLGATGSIGIQTLDIIRNQSNDFELVACSAGRNIDELYKIILEFKPKLVSVAGKEEAEKLTSFGIPSKTKVLYGEEGLIEVAVHEDSTILVNAVVGSVGLVPTMKAIQYGKTIALANKETLVTAGHIVMAEAEKYGVLILPVDSEHSAIYQCLNGENPNEIHKLIITASGGSFRDKTRDQLKDVTIEDALNHPNWSMGAKITIDSATMMNKGLEVIEAHWLFNMPYEKIDVVLHRESVIHSMIEFDDGSVMAQLGTPDMRVPIAYALNYPSRKPINNHTPLDLIKFGTLHFQEMDFNRFKCLDYAYQAGKVGGSLPTVLNAANEEAVAAFLQNKISFLQIENLIENALEKHNVISKPSLEAIRNIDEQTRQFVSSLIK comes from the coding sequence ATGAAGAAAATCAGCTTACTTGGAGCAACTGGTTCAATCGGTATACAAACACTCGATATTATTAGAAATCAATCAAATGATTTTGAATTAGTCGCGTGTTCAGCTGGGAGAAATATTGATGAATTATATAAGATCATTTTAGAATTTAAACCAAAACTAGTTTCAGTTGCAGGTAAAGAAGAGGCTGAAAAACTGACGAGCTTCGGTATCCCCTCGAAAACTAAAGTTTTATATGGTGAAGAAGGCCTTATTGAAGTTGCTGTCCATGAAGACAGTACAATACTTGTTAACGCTGTTGTTGGAAGTGTAGGTTTAGTTCCAACTATGAAAGCAATCCAATATGGTAAAACAATCGCACTTGCGAATAAAGAGACATTAGTAACAGCAGGTCATATTGTAATGGCTGAAGCAGAAAAATATGGTGTCTTAATTTTACCTGTAGATAGTGAGCATTCAGCAATCTATCAATGTTTAAATGGTGAAAACCCTAATGAAATACATAAATTAATCATCACGGCTTCAGGTGGTAGCTTTAGAGATAAAACAAGAGATCAATTAAAGGATGTTACAATTGAAGATGCACTAAATCATCCAAATTGGTCAATGGGCGCAAAGATTACAATTGATTCAGCTACAATGATGAATAAAGGATTAGAAGTGATTGAAGCGCATTGGCTATTTAATATGCCATATGAAAAAATTGATGTAGTACTTCATAGAGAAAGTGTTATTCACTCTATGATTGAATTCGATGACGGAAGTGTAATGGCACAATTAGGAACACCTGATATGAGAGTACCGATCGCCTATGCATTAAACTATCCTTCAAGGAAACCAATTAATAATCATACACCATTAGATTTAATTAAATTTGGGACACTTCATTTCCAAGAAATGGATTTTAACAGGTTTAAATGTCTGGATTATGCTTATCAAGCAGGAAAAGTCGGCGGTAGTTTACCAACTGTATTAAATGCAGCAAATGAGGAAGCGGTAGCTGCTTTTCTCCAGAATAAAATATCATTCTTACAAATTGAGAATTTAATAGAAAACGCTCTTGAAAAACACAATGTAATAAGTAAACCTTCATTAGAAGCAATTCGTAACATTGATGAACAAACAAGACAATTCGTTTCATCACTAATAAAGTAA